One segment of Roseobacter litoralis Och 149 DNA contains the following:
- a CDS encoding phosphomannomutase produces the protein MTVKFGTSGLRGLVTGMTPTLIASYVQAFLMACDTRSVLCVGRDLRPSSPRIANNVIEAARASGVRVIDCGTLPTPALALAAQTAGGGAVMVTGSHIPADRNGLKFYTVTGEITKADEETIMQHLPDVPSPQGTPGGPLSTDSSALQAYVSRYIDAFGPKALSGQRIGVYTHSAVGRDALIQIITELGAEVIELGRSDDFIPVDTEAVDPEVRAQIKMWVKGHGLNALISTDGDSDRPLLADETGRIVPGDILGQITAEALGAEVIATPISSNSGVTQKGFDAVHLTRIGSPFVIAAMENAQGRIVGYEANGGFLLGFDAMGPTGPIPALLTRDCTLPIVMTLYAGRKSIAARVSQEPPVVTIADRLQGLDPDKSKRLIEQWQKYPAARAAFLNSLGKEELRLDLMDGVRMILTDGDVIHIRSSKNAPELRLYLETKSHASAYALCSEALKLLKKHCKYRDRPC, from the coding sequence ATGACAGTGAAGTTCGGAACAAGCGGGCTGCGCGGGCTGGTCACGGGCATGACACCCACGCTGATCGCATCTTATGTGCAGGCCTTTCTGATGGCCTGTGACACAAGAAGTGTTCTTTGCGTCGGGCGCGACCTGCGGCCATCGTCGCCACGGATTGCGAATAATGTGATCGAAGCGGCCCGCGCGAGTGGCGTTCGTGTCATTGATTGTGGTACGCTGCCCACACCCGCCCTTGCCTTAGCCGCACAAACAGCCGGCGGCGGGGCGGTGATGGTCACCGGCAGCCATATCCCGGCAGACCGAAACGGGCTAAAATTCTATACTGTCACAGGCGAAATCACCAAAGCGGATGAGGAGACAATCATGCAGCATCTGCCGGATGTACCCTCGCCACAGGGTACTCCCGGCGGCCCACTCAGTACAGACAGCAGCGCCTTGCAGGCCTATGTCTCGCGCTACATTGATGCCTTCGGACCAAAGGCGTTGAGCGGTCAACGCATCGGCGTCTATACCCACAGTGCCGTGGGGCGCGACGCGCTGATACAGATCATAACGGAACTCGGGGCCGAGGTCATCGAGCTTGGCCGCTCTGATGATTTTATTCCGGTCGATACCGAAGCCGTGGATCCAGAAGTGCGTGCGCAGATAAAAATGTGGGTCAAAGGTCATGGTCTTAATGCGCTGATTTCTACCGACGGGGATTCTGACCGCCCCCTACTAGCAGATGAGACCGGACGCATCGTACCTGGCGACATCCTGGGCCAGATCACCGCAGAGGCGCTGGGGGCCGAGGTTATCGCCACCCCGATCTCCTCCAACAGCGGAGTGACGCAGAAGGGCTTTGATGCAGTACACCTGACACGTATCGGATCGCCTTTCGTCATCGCTGCCATGGAAAATGCGCAGGGCCGCATTGTGGGCTATGAAGCAAATGGAGGTTTCCTGCTGGGGTTTGACGCCATGGGGCCGACAGGCCCGATCCCCGCACTGTTAACACGCGACTGCACACTGCCCATCGTCATGACGCTTTATGCGGGACGCAAAAGCATTGCCGCTCGCGTCAGCCAGGAGCCGCCTGTCGTTACGATAGCAGACCGCCTTCAAGGCCTGGACCCAGACAAAAGCAAGAGACTGATCGAGCAATGGCAAAAATACCCCGCTGCGCGTGCCGCGTTTCTAAACTCATTGGGCAAAGAGGAACTCAGGCTGGACCTGATGGATGGAGTACGCATGATTCTTACAGACGGGGATGTGATCCATATCCGCTCTTCGAAAAATGCACCAGAGCTTCGCCTATATCTGGAGACAAAGAGCCACGCAAGCGCTTACGCTTTGTGTAGCGAAGCGCTCAAGCTTCTTAAAAAGCACTGTAAATACCGTGATCGGCCTTGCTAA
- the rfbA gene encoding glucose-1-phosphate thymidylyltransferase RfbA — protein sequence MHPPNDHTQTKRKGIILAGGSGTRLYPITLGVSKQLLPIYDKPMIYYPLSVLMLAGIREIAMITTPQDQAQFQRMLGDGSQWGITLTYIVQPSPDGLAQAFILAEEFLAGSPSALVLGDNIFFGHGLPELIAAADTQSVGATVFGYQVTDPERYGVVDFDDNGVVRGIIEKPPVPPSNFAVTGLYFVDGTAPEKAHMVKPSARGEFEITTLLEFYLNEQTLTVKRMGRGYAWLDTGTHHSLLDAGNFVRTIEQRQGQQIGCLEEIAFDLGWITRADLDREAAKYAKNTYGTYLSTL from the coding sequence ATGCATCCCCCAAATGATCACACCCAGACGAAGCGCAAAGGCATCATTCTGGCAGGCGGCTCCGGTACGCGGCTCTACCCTATCACGCTGGGGGTCTCTAAACAGCTATTGCCGATCTATGACAAGCCAATGATCTATTATCCCTTGTCCGTGCTGATGCTGGCGGGAATCCGAGAGATCGCGATGATTACAACACCCCAGGACCAAGCGCAGTTTCAACGTATGCTGGGAGATGGATCTCAATGGGGAATCACACTCACCTACATTGTGCAGCCCTCACCCGATGGGCTGGCGCAAGCCTTTATTCTCGCCGAAGAGTTTCTGGCCGGCAGCCCATCTGCGCTGGTATTGGGAGACAATATCTTCTTTGGGCACGGGCTCCCCGAACTAATAGCGGCAGCAGATACACAATCCGTTGGTGCCACAGTCTTTGGCTATCAGGTTACGGATCCCGAACGCTACGGTGTTGTGGATTTCGACGATAACGGCGTCGTCAGGGGAATCATCGAAAAACCCCCGGTTCCACCCTCAAATTTTGCGGTCACGGGACTCTATTTTGTTGATGGGACAGCGCCAGAAAAGGCGCACATGGTCAAACCCTCAGCCCGCGGCGAGTTCGAAATTACCACCCTACTGGAGTTCTACCTGAACGAACAGACTCTGACAGTTAAGCGTATGGGGCGCGGCTATGCCTGGCTTGACACTGGAACCCACCACAGCCTTCTTGATGCGGGAAACTTCGTGCGAACCATCGAACAGCGTCAGGGCCAGCAGATCGGTTGCCTCGAGGAGATCGCCTTTGATCTGGGCTGGATCACTCGAGCGGACCTTGACCGCGAGGCAGCCAAATATGCCAAGAACACCTACGGTACTTACCTAAGCACGTTATGA
- the rfbD gene encoding dTDP-4-dehydrorhamnose reductase, giving the protein MKVLVFGQTGQLATELAQFDGVTCLGRRDADLTNPRACEAVIAQADMDVVINAAAYTAVDRSEEDRDTAMIVNAMAPTAMAAAAATRGIPLVHISTDYVFDGSGTTPWKPDDATGPLGVYGSSKLGGEKGITATGGTHAILRTAWVFSAHGTNFVKTMLRLGAERDALNIVADQIGGPTPARDIAAACMRIARALTEDPTKSGTYHFSGAPDVSWANFAREIFAQSGLSVDVTDIPTTAYSTSAKRPANSRLDCRMTTATFGIARPDWRRGLAQVVADLNT; this is encoded by the coding sequence ATGAAGGTTCTGGTCTTTGGCCAGACAGGCCAGCTAGCTACGGAACTGGCGCAATTTGATGGAGTGACCTGTCTTGGGCGCAGAGATGCGGATCTGACCAATCCTAGAGCCTGCGAGGCGGTGATTGCGCAAGCGGACATGGATGTTGTGATCAATGCCGCCGCCTACACGGCCGTGGACCGCTCCGAAGAGGATCGAGACACCGCAATGATCGTCAACGCCATGGCCCCCACAGCGATGGCCGCAGCAGCAGCGACGCGAGGTATCCCTTTGGTACATATTTCCACCGATTACGTATTTGACGGCTCCGGCACCACACCTTGGAAACCTGATGATGCCACCGGTCCTCTAGGGGTCTACGGGTCCAGCAAGTTGGGTGGAGAAAAGGGTATAACTGCCACTGGCGGGACACATGCTATCCTGCGGACGGCCTGGGTATTTTCGGCCCATGGAACCAACTTTGTGAAAACAATGCTTCGTCTCGGGGCAGAGCGGGACGCGCTGAATATCGTAGCGGATCAGATTGGTGGGCCTACACCCGCACGCGATATTGCAGCGGCCTGCATGCGCATTGCGCGGGCGCTCACCGAGGACCCCACAAAATCAGGCACCTACCATTTCAGCGGGGCTCCGGATGTCAGTTGGGCCAATTTCGCGCGCGAAATCTTTGCGCAAAGCGGGCTGTCAGTCGATGTGACCGACATTCCCACCACTGCCTATTCAACCAGCGCAAAACGCCCGGCAAACTCGCGACTCGATTGTCGCATGACCACTGCCACCTTTGGCATAGCGCGCCCCGACTGGCGCCGTGGTTTGGCGCAGGTCGTTGCCGATCTGAACACCTGA
- the rfbB gene encoding dTDP-glucose 4,6-dehydratase, whose product MKLLVTGGAGFIGSAVVRQAIAQGHHVVNFDALTYAACLDNVAHVADDPCYVFEQADIRDRAALDRVFTTHKPDAVMHLAAESHVDRSIDGPGDFIETNITGTYHLLEAARAYWTAQGKPQGFRFHHISTDEVFGSLGETGQFTELTPYDPRSPYSASKAASDHLVCAWGETYGLPILMTNCSNNYGPYHFPEKLIPVVILNALRGAPIPVYGKGENVRDWLYVEDHADALLTVLQNGTVGRSYNIGGKNEAKNIDIVRMICAILDTKRPKTTPSGDKAAEQNRLSYADQITFVTDRPGHDLRYAIDPTRIATELGWRPSVTLSEGLERTVQWYLDNEDWWSALQNRDGVGQRLGARA is encoded by the coding sequence ATAAAACTCTTGGTGACAGGTGGGGCGGGGTTCATTGGCTCCGCAGTGGTACGACAGGCCATCGCACAGGGGCACCATGTCGTGAACTTCGATGCGCTGACCTATGCGGCCTGTCTCGATAATGTGGCGCACGTGGCGGATGACCCCTGCTATGTCTTTGAACAGGCCGATATTCGCGATCGCGCAGCGCTAGACCGGGTATTTACGACGCATAAGCCCGACGCCGTGATGCATCTGGCCGCGGAAAGCCATGTGGACAGGTCCATCGACGGGCCAGGCGATTTTATCGAAACGAACATCACCGGCACCTATCATCTGCTGGAAGCCGCGCGGGCCTATTGGACAGCGCAGGGTAAACCGCAAGGGTTCCGCTTCCATCATATCTCTACAGATGAGGTATTCGGTTCGCTGGGCGAGACCGGACAGTTCACGGAACTCACGCCCTACGACCCGCGCTCACCCTATTCGGCATCAAAGGCCGCGAGCGATCATCTGGTGTGCGCCTGGGGCGAGACCTACGGGTTACCCATCCTCATGACCAATTGCTCCAACAACTACGGGCCTTACCATTTTCCGGAAAAACTAATTCCCGTAGTGATCCTGAACGCCCTTCGCGGCGCACCAATCCCCGTCTACGGCAAAGGCGAGAACGTGCGCGACTGGCTCTATGTGGAGGATCACGCAGATGCGTTGCTGACTGTGCTGCAAAACGGCACAGTGGGGCGCAGCTATAACATTGGTGGCAAGAACGAGGCGAAGAATATCGATATAGTTCGCATGATCTGCGCCATACTAGACACTAAACGACCCAAAACCACGCCCTCAGGTGACAAAGCGGCAGAGCAAAATAGGCTCTCCTATGCGGATCAGATTACTTTTGTTACAGACCGTCCAGGCCATGACCTACGCTATGCGATCGACCCCACGCGCATCGCCACGGAACTGGGCTGGCGGCCTTCGGTAACGCTGTCGGAAGGGCTGGAGCGGACCGTGCAGTGGTATCTCGACAACGAGGACTGGTGGTCTGCACTGCAGAACCGCGACGGCGTGGGCCAGCGCTTAGGAGCGCGTGCATGA
- the rfbC gene encoding dTDP-4-dehydrorhamnose 3,5-epimerase, with amino-acid sequence MKIKETKLPGIFVLTPHRFSDARGFFSESWSQRAAAEQGFDFKWVQDNHSMSRQPGTVRGLHFQSPPHAQAKLVRCGRGVLFDVAVDIRRGSPTYGQWVGEQLSFENGKQLLIPAGFLHGFATQAPNTEIIYKCSDYYAPDLDRGIRFDCLQIGIDWGLGNLEPILSKKDATAPSLADFHSPFVYEE; translated from the coding sequence TTGAAGATTAAAGAAACCAAACTACCTGGTATTTTTGTTCTGACACCGCATAGATTTAGCGATGCACGCGGTTTTTTCAGTGAAAGCTGGAGCCAACGCGCGGCGGCTGAACAAGGCTTTGATTTCAAATGGGTGCAGGATAATCATTCCATGTCACGGCAGCCAGGTACAGTGCGAGGGCTGCATTTTCAGTCCCCCCCCCATGCGCAAGCCAAGCTGGTGCGCTGCGGGCGTGGGGTGCTTTTTGACGTCGCCGTCGATATCCGGCGCGGCTCGCCGACATACGGGCAATGGGTAGGCGAACAGTTGAGTTTCGAGAATGGCAAACAGCTTCTGATTCCCGCAGGGTTTCTGCATGGCTTCGCGACACAGGCGCCCAATACCGAGATCATTTATAAATGCTCCGATTACTATGCACCTGACTTAGACCGAGGGATACGCTTTGATTGCCTCCAAATCGGGATCGACTGGGGTCTGGGCAATTTAGAGCCTATTCTATCGAAAAAAGATGCCACGGCCCCCAGTCTGGCCGACTTTCACAGCCCTTTCGTCTATGAAGAATGA
- the galE gene encoding UDP-glucose 4-epimerase GalE: MKILITGGAGYVGSACLRYVAEQGHEVMAYDNLTMGHAQAVEGHPIVQGDIADTELLTNTLRDFGADAVMHFAAATYVGESVQNPELYYRNNVGGTLSLLNAMRAADVPRMLFSSTCAAYGMADSDTMSEATPLDPFSPYARTKLAAEWMIRDFAHAYDMGFTLLRYFNASGADANGRHGEDHTPESHLIPLVLQVPLSQRNKIMVFGEDYPTPDGTCIRDYVHTHDLASAHLLAIEATEVGTDEVFNIGTGIGQSVMQIIEACERVAGQSIAREVVARRPGDPPKLVADPTKIKTKLGWEPQYTDIDANIATAWAWHKARPNGYHG, translated from the coding sequence ATGAAAATTCTGATTACCGGCGGTGCTGGCTACGTGGGCAGCGCCTGTTTGCGTTACGTTGCAGAACAAGGCCACGAGGTGATGGCCTATGACAATCTGACCATGGGTCATGCGCAAGCCGTGGAAGGCCACCCTATCGTGCAGGGTGACATCGCCGATACAGAGCTACTGACCAACACGCTGCGCGATTTTGGTGCCGATGCCGTCATGCATTTTGCTGCCGCCACATATGTAGGTGAAAGCGTTCAGAACCCCGAACTTTATTACCGCAACAATGTGGGCGGCACGCTGAGCCTTCTCAATGCGATGCGCGCAGCAGACGTGCCGCGGATGCTCTTCTCTTCGACCTGTGCCGCATATGGCATGGCCGATTCCGATACCATGTCCGAAGCCACGCCGCTTGATCCTTTTTCACCCTATGCCCGCACCAAACTGGCCGCTGAATGGATGATCCGCGATTTCGCCCATGCCTATGACATGGGGTTCACACTGCTGCGGTATTTCAATGCTTCGGGCGCAGATGCAAATGGCCGCCATGGTGAGGATCACACTCCGGAAAGCCACCTGATCCCCCTAGTGCTGCAGGTGCCGCTCAGCCAACGCAACAAGATCATGGTCTTTGGCGAAGACTACCCGACCCCGGATGGCACATGCATCCGCGACTATGTGCATACACACGATCTGGCATCGGCCCACTTGCTGGCAATTGAGGCAACCGAGGTCGGCACCGATGAGGTGTTCAACATCGGCACCGGCATCGGGCAGTCGGTCATGCAGATCATCGAGGCCTGCGAACGGGTCGCGGGCCAGTCCATTGCCCGCGAGGTCGTCGCGCGCCGCCCGGGTGATCCACCCAAGTTGGTGGCCGATCCGACCAAAATCAAGACAAAACTGGGCTGGGAGCCGCAATACACCGATATCGACGCGAACATCGCCACGGCCTGGGCCTGGCATAAGGCGCGTCCGAACGGGTATCATGGCTGA
- a CDS encoding bifunctional sulfate adenylyltransferase/adenylylsulfate kinase — protein MNALNLAPIPELYVSYESAQKLKTEAGNLISWDLTPRQICDLELLMNGGFNPLKGFLSEADYNSVVDTMRTTDGALWPMPINLDVDEKFAEGLEIGQDIALRDQEGVILATMTVTDRWEPNKAHEAEKVFGADDSAHPAVNYLHNHVGKIYLGGPVTGIQQPVHYDFRARRDTPNELRAYFRKVGWRKVVAFQTRNPLHRAHQELTFRAAREAQANLLIHPVVGMTKPGDVDHFTRVRCYEAVLDKYPAATTSMSLLNLAMRMAGPREAVWHGLIRKNHGCTHFIVGRDHAGPGKNSAGDDFYGPYDAQDMFRAHQEEMGIEMVDFKHMVWVQERAQYEPMDEIKDKDDVTILNISGTELRRRLQEGLEIPEWFSFPEVVTELRRTRPPRNQQGFTVFFTGFSGSGKSTIANALMVKLMEMGGRPVTLLDGDIVRKNLSSELGFSKEHRDLNIRRIGYVASEITKNGGIAICAPIAPYASTRRAVREDVEAFGAFIEVHVATSIEECERRDRKGLYKLAREGKIKEFTGISDPYDVPENPELRVETENVDVDNCAHQVLLKLESMGLIAG, from the coding sequence ATGAACGCTTTGAACCTTGCCCCGATCCCCGAACTTTATGTGTCATACGAGTCAGCGCAAAAGCTCAAGACTGAGGCTGGCAACCTGATCAGCTGGGATCTCACGCCGCGCCAGATCTGTGATCTGGAGCTGTTGATGAACGGGGGGTTCAATCCGCTCAAGGGGTTCCTCAGCGAAGCGGATTACAATTCCGTCGTCGACACCATGCGCACCACCGATGGCGCGCTTTGGCCGATGCCGATCAATCTGGATGTGGATGAGAAATTCGCCGAAGGGCTGGAGATCGGGCAGGACATCGCCCTGCGCGATCAGGAAGGTGTGATCCTCGCCACCATGACCGTCACCGACCGTTGGGAGCCCAACAAGGCCCATGAGGCGGAAAAAGTCTTTGGTGCGGACGATTCTGCGCATCCGGCGGTGAACTACCTGCATAACCACGTAGGCAAGATCTATCTGGGCGGCCCCGTGACCGGCATCCAGCAGCCTGTGCACTATGATTTCCGTGCGCGTCGTGACACGCCAAATGAACTGCGCGCTTATTTCCGCAAAGTGGGCTGGCGCAAGGTCGTGGCGTTTCAGACCCGCAACCCGCTGCACCGCGCGCATCAGGAACTGACGTTCCGTGCCGCCCGCGAAGCACAAGCCAACCTGCTGATCCATCCCGTCGTGGGCATGACCAAACCCGGGGACGTCGATCACTTCACCCGCGTGCGCTGCTATGAGGCGGTGCTGGACAAATACCCCGCCGCCACCACGTCGATGAGCCTGCTGAACCTTGCCATGCGCATGGCCGGCCCGCGTGAGGCGGTCTGGCACGGTCTGATCCGCAAGAACCACGGCTGCACCCATTTCATCGTGGGCCGCGATCACGCAGGCCCCGGCAAGAACTCCGCCGGTGATGATTTCTATGGCCCCTATGACGCGCAGGACATGTTCCGCGCGCATCAGGAAGAAATGGGCATCGAAATGGTTGATTTCAAACATATGGTCTGGGTGCAGGAACGCGCCCAATACGAACCGATGGACGAGATCAAGGACAAGGATGACGTGACCATCCTGAACATTTCGGGCACCGAGTTGCGCCGCCGCTTGCAGGAAGGTCTTGAGATCCCCGAATGGTTCTCTTTCCCCGAGGTAGTGACCGAGCTGCGCCGCACGCGGCCCCCCCGCAACCAGCAGGGCTTTACCGTGTTCTTCACCGGGTTTTCCGGCTCGGGTAAATCCACCATCGCCAATGCCTTGATGGTCAAGCTGATGGAGATGGGCGGGCGCCCTGTGACGCTGCTGGATGGCGATATCGTGCGTAAAAACCTCAGCTCAGAACTGGGGTTCTCCAAAGAGCACCGCGACCTGAACATCCGGCGCATCGGCTATGTGGCCAGCGAGATCACCAAGAACGGCGGTATCGCGATCTGTGCGCCCATCGCACCCTATGCCTCTACCCGCCGTGCGGTGCGCGAGGACGTGGAAGCCTTTGGTGCCTTTATCGAAGTGCACGTGGCCACGTCGATCGAGGAATGCGAACGTCGCGACCGCAAGGGGCTGTACAAGCTGGCGCGCGAAGGCAAGATCAAGGAATTCACTGGCATCTCCGATCCCTATGACGTGCCAGAAAATCCTGAGTTGCGTGTTGAGACCGAAAATGTAGATGTGGATAACTGTGCTCATCAGGTGCTCCTGAAGCTTGAATCCATGGGGTTGATTGCTGGATAG
- a CDS encoding transposase yields the protein MIEPFCRRTSKHAGQTGRDSRLCIEAALWIVHTGAKGRELPKEFGKWNSILKRFRRWVKADAFYRMFRALSSGVNFEYATIDGSIVKVHRSGQGEKEGSQPGHRTFAWWDHNQDTCPHRRLGKSHQFLPDAWSGT from the coding sequence ATTATTGAACCCTTTTGCCGTAGAACTTCGAAGCATGCGGGCCAAACTGGCCGCGATTCGCGCTTGTGTATTGAAGCCGCTCTGTGGATCGTGCACACAGGGGCGAAGGGGCGTGAACTACCCAAGGAGTTCGGTAAGTGGAATTCGATCTTGAAACGGTTCCGCCGGTGGGTGAAAGCCGATGCTTTTTATCGCATGTTCAGAGCCTTATCCTCTGGTGTCAATTTTGAGTATGCAACGATTGACGGCTCTATCGTCAAAGTCCACCGCTCTGGTCAGGGCGAAAAGGAAGGCTCTCAGCCAGGCCATAGGACATTCGCGTGGTGGGATCACAACCAAGATACTTGCCCTCACAGGCGCCTTGGGAAATCTCATCAATTTCTGCCTGATGCCTGGTCAGGCACATGA
- a CDS encoding glycosyltransferase family 4 protein translates to MALHSDRHILIVVENLPVPLDRRVWLEATSLQQAGYEVSVICPMGCGWNKTYEVIDGVHIYRHSEPPEAHSGAVAYAREYLHAMWHWFCLARTVWRRKPFQVIQGCNPPDLIFVLALWYRFWGVSYLFDHHDVCPELYEAKFDKQGLLYKIMLICERLTFATASVSMATNGSFRDIAIRRGKMASEDVFVVRSAPKIDTFLPGPGDPVYRKGAKTVMGYVGVIGQQEGMDLLVQAARHLIKDLNHTDVHFVIAGFGPTLDEVVADAEAQGVGDYFTFTGPLYGPDLLDALNVIDIGVSPDPKNPMNDISTMNKTMEYMTLEKPSVQFDLTEGRVSAGEASLYALPNDPVDFANKLAELIADSARGVEMGKKGRARVLDNLSWTHTTPQLLKAYDRIYAKRSKA, encoded by the coding sequence ATGGCGTTACATTCTGACCGGCACATTCTGATTGTGGTAGAAAATCTGCCGGTCCCGCTGGATCGGCGCGTCTGGCTTGAGGCAACCTCGCTGCAACAGGCAGGCTATGAAGTATCTGTGATCTGTCCTATGGGCTGCGGTTGGAACAAAACCTACGAGGTGATCGACGGCGTTCACATTTATCGCCATTCGGAGCCGCCTGAAGCTCATTCAGGGGCTGTGGCCTATGCACGCGAATACCTGCATGCCATGTGGCACTGGTTTTGTCTGGCTCGGACGGTATGGCGGCGCAAACCCTTTCAGGTTATCCAGGGTTGCAATCCGCCAGATTTGATTTTCGTGTTGGCGCTGTGGTACCGGTTTTGGGGCGTCAGCTATCTGTTTGATCACCACGATGTCTGCCCTGAATTGTACGAGGCGAAATTCGACAAGCAGGGACTGCTTTACAAGATAATGCTGATCTGTGAACGACTCACCTTTGCAACAGCGTCCGTGTCTATGGCTACCAACGGTAGTTTCCGTGACATCGCAATTAGGCGTGGCAAGATGGCCTCGGAGGATGTGTTCGTAGTCCGGTCTGCGCCCAAAATCGATACGTTCCTGCCCGGTCCGGGTGATCCAGTCTACCGCAAGGGTGCCAAAACGGTGATGGGTTATGTGGGTGTTATTGGCCAGCAGGAAGGGATGGACTTGCTGGTGCAGGCTGCGCGCCATCTGATCAAGGACTTAAACCATACGGACGTACATTTTGTCATTGCAGGTTTTGGCCCAACTCTGGATGAGGTTGTTGCCGATGCCGAAGCGCAGGGTGTCGGCGATTATTTCACCTTTACAGGCCCGCTTTACGGGCCGGATCTATTGGATGCTCTCAACGTGATTGACATCGGTGTGTCGCCTGACCCCAAGAACCCGATGAACGATATCTCGACGATGAACAAGACAATGGAGTACATGACTCTAGAGAAACCCAGCGTACAGTTCGACCTGACTGAGGGGCGTGTGTCGGCCGGCGAGGCTTCGCTTTATGCTTTGCCCAACGATCCCGTCGATTTTGCCAACAAACTCGCCGAGTTGATTGCCGATTCCGCCCGTGGAGTTGAGATGGGTAAAAAGGGCAGAGCCCGTGTCTTGGATAACCTGTCCTGGACGCACACGACCCCACAGCTTTTGAAGGCCTATGACCGAATTTACGCCAAGCGGAGCAAGGCGTGA
- a CDS encoding nucleotide sugar dehydrogenase, whose product MKIAVLGLGYVGLSNAALLAQNHDVIGIDLNVERLAAVNAGQSPIQDTELAAFLADKDLRLTTSTDSDTALREADVVIIATPTDYDPKTNYFNTSSVDTVAERALKMSETSTVVVKSTIPVGYIANARAHFDSDRLIFSPEFLREGRALYDNLHPSRIVVGDTGPRGRQFADLLLEGAATSDIPVLLTDPSEAEAIKLFANTYLAMRVAYFNELDSYAMAGGIDSRQIIEGICLDPRIGQHYNNPSFGYGGYCLPKDTKQLLANYAAVPQNLMQAIVDANRTRKDFLSEQILARKPALVGVYRLAMKEGSDNFRQSSIQGIMKRIKAKGIEVILYEPELREPTFYGSKVITDLATFKAQSDIIIANRHAPVLADVSDKIFTRDLFHSD is encoded by the coding sequence ATGAAAATTGCAGTTTTAGGTCTGGGCTATGTCGGCCTGTCAAATGCAGCTTTGCTTGCGCAAAACCATGATGTCATCGGCATCGATCTCAATGTGGAGCGCTTGGCTGCGGTCAATGCAGGACAAAGCCCGATCCAAGACACCGAACTGGCCGCATTTCTCGCCGACAAGGACCTGCGACTTACAACCTCTACAGATTCTGACACTGCCCTGCGTGAAGCAGATGTGGTGATCATAGCCACCCCTACCGACTACGACCCCAAGACAAACTATTTCAACACATCCAGCGTCGATACTGTGGCAGAACGCGCCCTCAAGATGAGCGAAACCAGTACTGTGGTGGTCAAATCCACGATTCCCGTTGGCTACATAGCAAATGCGCGAGCCCATTTCGACAGTGATCGGCTGATCTTTTCACCCGAATTCCTACGTGAGGGTCGTGCGCTTTACGACAACCTGCACCCCAGCCGCATCGTGGTGGGTGATACCGGCCCACGTGGACGTCAGTTCGCCGACCTCTTGTTGGAGGGTGCCGCAACATCAGACATCCCAGTACTGTTAACCGACCCGTCAGAGGCCGAAGCTATCAAACTTTTTGCCAACACTTACCTTGCAATGCGCGTGGCCTATTTCAACGAACTTGATAGCTATGCAATGGCCGGTGGCATAGACAGCCGCCAAATCATCGAAGGCATCTGCCTCGACCCGCGCATCGGACAGCATTACAACAATCCATCTTTTGGCTATGGCGGCTATTGCTTACCCAAGGACACCAAGCAGCTGCTGGCCAATTACGCTGCCGTACCGCAAAATCTGATGCAGGCTATTGTAGACGCCAATCGTACCCGAAAAGACTTCCTGTCCGAACAGATTCTTGCTCGGAAACCCGCCTTGGTCGGCGTGTACCGCCTAGCGATGAAAGAAGGGTCAGACAATTTCCGCCAAAGCTCGATCCAGGGGATCATGAAGCGAATTAAGGCCAAAGGAATCGAGGTTATCCTCTACGAACCCGAACTGCGCGAGCCCACGTTTTATGGCTCCAAAGTCATCACCGATCTCGCTACATTTAAGGCGCAAAGCGACATCATCATCGCCAACCGGCATGCCCCTGTCCTAGCAGATGTGTCGGATAAAATCTTTACCCGTGACCTGTTTCACTCCGATTAA